In Larimichthys crocea isolate SSNF unplaced genomic scaffold, L_crocea_2.0 scaffold220, whole genome shotgun sequence, a single genomic region encodes these proteins:
- the wbp1la gene encoding WW domain binding protein 1-like a isoform X3 has translation MELVYSSQAKLLCQGVNNQSYICESGHCCGETQCCSYYYELWWFWLVWTLIIILTCCCVCQHWRSKQRFQQQRRQNEINLIAYREAHNNSQLPLYLRFLPAYLLPAYEEVVDRPATPPPPYTPLQSAPPLTDPPEESPCPHSVISVPCDAEVALPAPPEVTHSHLHSAYNPNKDLTPGRYRRFTGDSGIEVCDGQELWDQQGFLEREEETEEEGTGQREDSRNHSSHMNDAVIDENPDGLTDVDTEPQSLS, from the exons ATGGAACTGGTGTACTCATCACAG GCCAAGCTGCTGTGCCAGGGAGTAAACAACCAGAGCTACATCTGCGAGTCGGGTCACTGCTGCGGAGAGACGCAGTGCTGCAGCTACTACTATGAACTGTGGT GGTTCTGGTTGGTGTGGACTCTGATCATTATCCTGACATGCTGCTGTGTATGTCAGCACTGGCGCTCCAAGCAGCGCTTCCAGCAGCAACGCCGGCAGAACGAGATCAACCTCATCGCCTACAGAGAGGCCCACAACAACTCTCAGCTCCCCCTCTATCTTA GATTCTTGCCCGCCTACTTGCTACCAGCCTATGAAGAGGTAGTCGACCGCCCAgctacacctcctcctccctacaCCCCTCTTCAGTCAGCACCTCCACTTACAGACCCACCTGAGGAATCTCCTTGCCCCCACTCGGTTATCTCCGTCCCTTGTGATGCTGAAGTAGCACTCCCCGCTCCACCAGAGGTCACACATAGCCACCTTCACAGCGCTTACAACCCCAACAAGGACTTGACGCCGGGCAGGTACCGGCGTTTCACAGGGGATTCTGGAATCGAAGTGTGCGATGGCCAGGAATTATGGGATCAGCAGGGCTTTttagaaagagaggaagaaacagaggaagaggggaCGGGGCAAAGGGAGGACTCACGTAATCACAGCAGCCATATGAATGATGCAGTCATTGATGAAAACCCAGATGGACTCACAGATGTGGATACAGAGCCACAGTCTCTCAGCTAA
- the wbp1la gene encoding WW domain binding protein 1-like a isoform X2 has protein sequence MGSLKINIGQENSATAATVAEAKLLCQGVNNQSYICESGHCCGETQCCSYYYELWWFWLVWTLIIILTCCCVCQHWRSKQRFQQQRRQNEINLIAYREAHNNSQLPLYLRFLPAYLLPAYEEVVDRPATPPPPYTPLQSAPPLTDPPEESPCPHSVISVPCDAEVALPAPPEVTHSHLHSAYNPNKDLTPGRYRRFTGDSGIEVCDGQELWDQQGFLEREEETEEEGTGQREDSRNHSSHMNDAVIDENPDGLTDVDTEPQSLS, from the exons ATGGGCTCACTAAAGATCAATATTGGACAAGAAAACTCAGCGACGGCGGCCACAGTCGCAGAG GCCAAGCTGCTGTGCCAGGGAGTAAACAACCAGAGCTACATCTGCGAGTCGGGTCACTGCTGCGGAGAGACGCAGTGCTGCAGCTACTACTATGAACTGTGGT GGTTCTGGTTGGTGTGGACTCTGATCATTATCCTGACATGCTGCTGTGTATGTCAGCACTGGCGCTCCAAGCAGCGCTTCCAGCAGCAACGCCGGCAGAACGAGATCAACCTCATCGCCTACAGAGAGGCCCACAACAACTCTCAGCTCCCCCTCTATCTTA GATTCTTGCCCGCCTACTTGCTACCAGCCTATGAAGAGGTAGTCGACCGCCCAgctacacctcctcctccctacaCCCCTCTTCAGTCAGCACCTCCACTTACAGACCCACCTGAGGAATCTCCTTGCCCCCACTCGGTTATCTCCGTCCCTTGTGATGCTGAAGTAGCACTCCCCGCTCCACCAGAGGTCACACATAGCCACCTTCACAGCGCTTACAACCCCAACAAGGACTTGACGCCGGGCAGGTACCGGCGTTTCACAGGGGATTCTGGAATCGAAGTGTGCGATGGCCAGGAATTATGGGATCAGCAGGGCTTTttagaaagagaggaagaaacagaggaagaggggaCGGGGCAAAGGGAGGACTCACGTAATCACAGCAGCCATATGAATGATGCAGTCATTGATGAAAACCCAGATGGACTCACAGATGTGGATACAGAGCCACAGTCTCTCAGCTAA
- the wbp1la gene encoding WW domain binding protein 1-like a isoform X1: protein MELVYSSQVFNTKSFSRLASDVHVMHESVVAKLLCQGVNNQSYICESGHCCGETQCCSYYYELWWFWLVWTLIIILTCCCVCQHWRSKQRFQQQRRQNEINLIAYREAHNNSQLPLYLRFLPAYLLPAYEEVVDRPATPPPPYTPLQSAPPLTDPPEESPCPHSVISVPCDAEVALPAPPEVTHSHLHSAYNPNKDLTPGRYRRFTGDSGIEVCDGQELWDQQGFLEREEETEEEGTGQREDSRNHSSHMNDAVIDENPDGLTDVDTEPQSLS from the exons ATGGAACTGGTGTACTCATCACAG GTGTTCAATACAAAAAGCTTCAGCAGACTGGCTTCTGATGTGCATGTGATGCATGAAAGTGTTGTG GCCAAGCTGCTGTGCCAGGGAGTAAACAACCAGAGCTACATCTGCGAGTCGGGTCACTGCTGCGGAGAGACGCAGTGCTGCAGCTACTACTATGAACTGTGGT GGTTCTGGTTGGTGTGGACTCTGATCATTATCCTGACATGCTGCTGTGTATGTCAGCACTGGCGCTCCAAGCAGCGCTTCCAGCAGCAACGCCGGCAGAACGAGATCAACCTCATCGCCTACAGAGAGGCCCACAACAACTCTCAGCTCCCCCTCTATCTTA GATTCTTGCCCGCCTACTTGCTACCAGCCTATGAAGAGGTAGTCGACCGCCCAgctacacctcctcctccctacaCCCCTCTTCAGTCAGCACCTCCACTTACAGACCCACCTGAGGAATCTCCTTGCCCCCACTCGGTTATCTCCGTCCCTTGTGATGCTGAAGTAGCACTCCCCGCTCCACCAGAGGTCACACATAGCCACCTTCACAGCGCTTACAACCCCAACAAGGACTTGACGCCGGGCAGGTACCGGCGTTTCACAGGGGATTCTGGAATCGAAGTGTGCGATGGCCAGGAATTATGGGATCAGCAGGGCTTTttagaaagagaggaagaaacagaggaagaggggaCGGGGCAAAGGGAGGACTCACGTAATCACAGCAGCCATATGAATGATGCAGTCATTGATGAAAACCCAGATGGACTCACAGATGTGGATACAGAGCCACAGTCTCTCAGCTAA